The Gemmatimonadota bacterium genome window below encodes:
- a CDS encoding SdrD B-like domain-containing protein, translating to MRTLAPLIVALSSLLLPAAVSAQVDLVLNLTDSPDPVVAGGVITYSVTVNNDGATTATGVQFTLDIPANATWQGFTGAGVSCSGATIGQAGPVTVTCSLPNLANGVTAPFTVQVGSTASGSVVIQAQTSANEADAQPGNNSVTETTTVTAGANLSLSFTGPASAASGGSLAHSITIANAGPDPATSLVLQFPVPAGLVQTGSLPSGCTLSGGTITCTVAGPIASGGTLVVGPFTWQISAASGSTVAASASVAVSGSAPFGTPQDPDASDNNAVLNTTVSAGSDVRIVVTRSVAGPYFVGGTLGLVLTGSYTGDSPASLSMVDVVPAQYTIDTGSFNLSQNGWTCAVSGQQVTCTRAAGGVAGANQSLGSVTIPVVVAAAGNPVANSATISAGSPADPDLSNNTADDGGANLQDPAADLQLTKTAPNPALVVQGVPFDFTVSVRNNGPSVFSGTLVVTDAVPTGLTVDSYTLNGWTCTPAAPVAGAASIDCERTYTVGSPLASGASTPSITFRTTATTTGLLTNNATLSTLNPSVSDPNAANNTASASVTSSIVAASADLTVGKTVDLASVPAGEVLTYTVEIVNLGPTAAGSVTLTDNLGTLINNSVGATGSGYVGHTITENVAGPGGVTCSTTSTSSTSRRLTCTIPNLPVCTAGVDCPTVDVAIRPGGNGGSRSNTASVVSSATADGNTGNNSGSVTSTVEARADVTVTKTATPDPTAAGQEVVYVVTARNNGPSQAANVTVTDDLPLDMVFVSAAPSAGSCSTTPTANTVTAPGNRQVVCNLGSINNGAQRTLTIRAKPTNVTRGTTLTNAASVSTTTIEPAVPGPADNSTTADVSVSNPTLDVLVNKSDTFDPIAVGDPTDYTIVITNVGPSDAENVVITDVLPAGGLSYQSVTFPAGSCSSTPAPNTIGGTVVCSIARLGAGASATLTVGMRGETKGVWNSPVSIATDETALGFEDASNNTSDENTTVRTRADMEVVSVVAAPNPVAVRRPFAWTLRVRNNVGAGLAEADSVEVADNLPAGLELTATPTVAVVSGTTTAATCTGAAGATSFTCDLGTVSNGGEVDITVPVRSTSVPVGGTATNSATVSTFSLDVQPANDTGSGPVTIQGSSLAGVVFRDFNADGVQDGTDTGISGVTMTLTGTAFDASAVSRTTTTDGSGVYTFSDLPEGTYAVQRGTVSEPHLVVGQQTAGNRGGNAAVVGQISGVALPEIDAATGYLFAFVPQARVGIAKRVATGPTVAADSSYTAEIRLRVQNPSLEDLTLVAVTDPLAGAAPAFGAFVAGGAAAVLAPGQYTIQVAPAFVGACAGGVANAGFDGDGTTGVATVATLPVGATCELSFTLRFQPLVPLPPGGYENQARVDATGALSGQTPSDLSQDGADPDPDADGDPTDNDTPTPLTPTLVADVTTTVTLSGTGNAGSTTTGAVLFTNQGPYAAASVTYTLTLTANLSGVTFSNLPTGATAVYDPGTGQVTFGAMPASLDAAQIASGDGTTPIGFSYTQPPSGTSQANSAIGTSTSQGVNAAPDSDADVRVGVGSAAVGAAKSGSISGTVVSYDLTLENLSFSTANSVSVPEDLDAVFGAGNYTIVQAPTLTTSPASGSLTLNPAWTGTGAATDLIDQTTPLANTLAVGDVAVIRFRVRVDNVTDQGHGLGVFHNQVTTSAFAPGAVGPYTDVSVDGTDPDANNNGTASDDTSPTIVALGADATIGVAKAGSIAGDTVTYELKLVNTGNAVADSIQLTDDLDATFGAGNHQVLAPPVLVLAPMTGTLTLSNSYSGAGTSTNLLAASPPAANTLPPGDSAVVRFRVQVTNVTDRGFGLGVFHNTAATRARGPGAAGPYTDASVDGVAVDPNSNGDPTDDTSPTIVTLPADATVGVAKSAQVSGLAVTFQIHLENTGNAVASAISVTDDLDLVFGAGNYTLSGPPTFVVDPGSLTLDAGYTGSGGATELIDQTTPGANTLAPGAQAVIQVGVTLTTVTDRGSGWGIYANTARTSALGPGGTGPFSDDSQNGSAVDPDGDGDPTNNSVPTPVVIQPADLGVTKSGPATAQLGDTITYVITVTNGGPGTAVDVAIQDVLPGGVTFVSATGGPTVSGSTLAWPLIGQMASGAVEVREVRALASAIGTWENVARASSPTLDPNPSNNNGTAAASRSTVVVDERGADLVVGKTGPTTAYAGDTVAYVITTRNDGPADAEAVAITDSLPVGAVFVSASRGATATAGRVRWPLVPLLTAGAGITDTVRILLPQEGSWENIASASSDNPDPDPTNNDGSTPAQRVTTVTQRIDVAIEKRLTTPILAVGGTATYELVVSNVGAVPTQGPVTVVDTLPAALAWQSAEGPGWTCGAAGQVVTCTLPGPLTPGSSTTITLVTRVTGTAGQAVRNTATVTTLGDTGGAGNNAGTTLPAEIQPPGALELEKRASAAEAEIGDVLTYDLVLRNVGAGPVAAVTLSDRLPTGFSLVAGSVLVDGQPVADPLGAPGPLLELPLGDLMAGGLRRIVYRVRVGVGAELGDVINRARATGAGGLAASNEAVAAVGLRRGVFTDEGLIVGRVWVDICACAADSGTATGEDVLGVPGVRVYLHDGTSAITDAQGRYSFDGLQPRHWLVRVDERTLPAGMRLDALTARHLASGSSKLVDLTRGEMARADFGDRTATVAVVAEARARAALGPVPDVALADARALRAGTELRRAPAPWAAGALRTPFTSTVPPRPALFGLAAPSAASPVPGGADQALLAPLFRRPGSSSGMALDPTADRHGRTSATTGPGAGRERLGVLLMGFVQGRIDWRSLSDGELLTPGVRDRFQEALVELSQTSDDGTRMAGARVAAFATGDVGDGWQATVRVDTETDRGRRFFNDIRPDELYDVFGDAAPHLFEAQSKGRVFGALARGDSYALYGDFNTASYDPASQLGRYARTLNGALQQYSSDRVALRTFASRDRFQQRVDEIPALGISGPYALSRTDALLNSERVELVTRDRTQPGLILDVTPLQRFTDYTIEPFTGRLLFKRAIPSVDERLNPISIRVTYEAEGGGARHWVFGGEGRFSPTERLSVGGSAVRSDDPVGRYDLASVNATLGLGAGTWLSGELARSDSAAVLEGAAARAELFHRSDKAELRAFYLTADSVFRNPSAGVASGRTEMGVSGRTLLGARTAVSAELIRSEDQRTDGVLTGGRLAVARKLSERWSAELGFRHATEERAAVAESLGVVPNDVNAIGLRLESAWAERGTLFAEFEQDVQTADARRLAVGGDLRVLDRARLYAQHELLSSLAGPWSLNGMQERNRTVFGVAAEYREGQSVFSEYRLADRLNGREAHAAIGLRNQWTLREGVRVNTTFERVAPAASSVTGPALAVTGALEWATSPLWKGSVRGELRTTETTDQVLGTLGFARRLGRNTTLLAQSALTKVLDGGAFFERTRLGLAYRGESRTSWNLLARYEHRTDEDPFAAGGALDHRAHVISSHVNVRPTERVTTRAEWAAKFATDRFGPVESELSAQLLAARATVDLTGGLDLGGIARTLFDGTRRQHGLGVELGVRLSQDLRLALGYNAFGFRDDDLALDQYTDRGFFVDLTWRFDESTFGLGERGGRVGEDTSVRSPVDARRCDCAAGAPAAARPAAPVPADTAAVESIRRPLPPADPEPESPAPAQLVVPNVVHFAFDRADLDAVSKGVLDQVVDVLATYPDVTVALYGHTDVRGSDAYNVDLGRRRARAVREYLEGRGIAADRLREASRGESENHLPATEEVGHARNRRVVLFYFTPDGIRIETRRQEADLKVRGGL from the coding sequence ATGCGCACGCTCGCGCCCCTCATCGTCGCGTTGTCTTCCCTTCTCCTGCCCGCCGCGGTCTCCGCGCAGGTCGACCTCGTCCTCAACCTGACCGACAGCCCTGATCCGGTCGTCGCGGGCGGGGTGATCACCTACTCGGTCACGGTCAACAACGACGGCGCCACCACCGCCACCGGGGTGCAGTTCACCCTGGACATTCCTGCCAACGCCACCTGGCAAGGTTTCACCGGCGCAGGCGTCTCCTGCTCGGGCGCGACGATCGGCCAGGCCGGTCCGGTCACCGTGACGTGCTCGCTCCCGAACCTGGCCAACGGGGTCACCGCCCCCTTCACCGTGCAGGTGGGCTCCACGGCCTCCGGCTCGGTGGTCATCCAGGCGCAGACGAGCGCCAACGAAGCCGACGCCCAGCCGGGCAACAACAGCGTGACGGAGACCACCACGGTCACCGCCGGCGCGAACCTGTCGCTCTCGTTCACGGGCCCCGCCTCCGCGGCGTCCGGGGGCAGCCTGGCGCACTCGATCACGATCGCGAACGCCGGTCCCGATCCCGCGACCTCGCTGGTGCTCCAGTTCCCCGTCCCCGCCGGCCTGGTCCAGACGGGCTCGCTGCCCTCGGGCTGCACGCTCTCCGGGGGCACGATCACCTGCACCGTCGCTGGGCCGATCGCGTCCGGGGGCACCTTGGTGGTGGGCCCCTTCACCTGGCAGATCTCGGCGGCGTCCGGGAGCACCGTCGCAGCCTCCGCGTCCGTGGCCGTGAGCGGGAGCGCGCCGTTCGGGACGCCGCAGGATCCGGATGCCTCCGACAACAACGCGGTCCTGAACACGACGGTATCGGCCGGGAGTGACGTCCGGATCGTCGTGACCCGTAGCGTGGCAGGCCCGTACTTCGTGGGAGGCACCCTGGGCCTGGTGCTGACCGGCAGCTACACGGGCGACAGCCCCGCCAGCCTGTCGATGGTGGACGTGGTGCCGGCCCAGTACACCATCGACACGGGCTCCTTCAACCTCTCCCAGAACGGCTGGACCTGCGCGGTGTCCGGGCAGCAGGTGACCTGCACCCGGGCCGCGGGAGGGGTCGCGGGCGCCAACCAGTCCCTCGGCTCGGTCACCATCCCGGTGGTCGTCGCCGCGGCGGGCAACCCGGTCGCCAACTCCGCGACGATCTCGGCCGGCTCACCGGCCGACCCCGACCTGTCGAACAACACCGCCGATGACGGCGGGGCCAACCTGCAGGATCCCGCGGCCGACCTCCAGCTCACGAAGACCGCGCCCAATCCGGCGTTGGTGGTGCAGGGCGTCCCGTTCGATTTCACGGTCAGCGTGCGCAACAACGGTCCGAGCGTCTTCTCCGGCACCCTGGTGGTCACCGACGCCGTGCCGACCGGATTGACCGTGGACTCGTACACGCTGAACGGCTGGACCTGCACTCCCGCCGCTCCCGTGGCCGGGGCGGCCAGCATCGACTGTGAGCGCACCTACACGGTCGGCTCTCCGCTGGCGTCGGGGGCCAGCACGCCTTCGATCACGTTCCGCACGACCGCGACCACGACCGGTCTGCTGACCAACAACGCCACCCTCTCCACGCTGAACCCGAGCGTCAGCGATCCGAACGCGGCCAACAACACCGCCAGCGCCTCCGTCACCTCCAGCATCGTCGCCGCCTCCGCCGACCTGACGGTGGGGAAGACCGTGGACCTGGCATCGGTCCCCGCCGGCGAGGTGCTGACGTACACCGTGGAGATCGTGAACCTGGGTCCGACCGCGGCCGGCAGCGTCACGCTCACGGACAATCTGGGAACGCTGATCAACAACAGCGTCGGGGCCACGGGCTCCGGCTACGTCGGTCACACGATCACGGAGAACGTGGCCGGGCCTGGTGGGGTGACCTGCTCCACGACCTCGACCAGCAGCACGAGCCGACGCCTCACCTGCACCATCCCGAACCTCCCGGTCTGCACCGCAGGGGTGGACTGTCCCACCGTCGACGTTGCCATCCGGCCCGGCGGCAACGGGGGCAGCCGGTCCAACACCGCGAGCGTGGTCTCCTCCGCCACGGCCGATGGGAATACGGGCAACAACAGCGGCAGCGTCACGAGCACGGTGGAGGCCCGAGCGGACGTCACCGTCACCAAGACCGCGACCCCCGATCCGACAGCGGCCGGCCAGGAGGTCGTCTACGTCGTCACGGCACGCAACAACGGCCCCAGCCAGGCCGCCAACGTCACGGTGACCGACGACCTGCCGCTGGACATGGTCTTCGTCTCGGCGGCGCCGTCCGCGGGGTCCTGCAGCACGACGCCCACCGCGAACACGGTCACGGCGCCCGGGAACCGGCAGGTGGTGTGCAATCTCGGAAGCATCAACAACGGCGCTCAGCGGACGCTGACGATCCGGGCGAAGCCGACGAACGTCACGCGCGGCACGACGTTGACGAATGCGGCCAGCGTGAGCACCACCACGATCGAACCCGCGGTGCCCGGCCCCGCGGACAACAGCACCACCGCCGACGTCTCCGTCAGCAATCCCACCCTCGACGTGCTGGTCAACAAGTCCGACACGTTCGATCCCATCGCGGTCGGCGATCCCACCGACTACACGATCGTCATCACCAACGTCGGCCCGTCCGATGCCGAGAACGTGGTGATCACGGACGTGCTTCCGGCCGGTGGCTTGAGCTATCAGTCCGTGACGTTCCCGGCGGGGAGCTGCAGCAGCACGCCGGCACCCAATACGATCGGTGGCACGGTGGTCTGCTCCATCGCCCGCCTCGGTGCGGGTGCGTCGGCGACCCTGACGGTGGGGATGCGCGGGGAGACGAAAGGCGTCTGGAACAGCCCGGTCTCCATCGCGACCGACGAGACCGCGCTCGGCTTCGAAGACGCGTCCAACAACACGTCCGACGAGAACACGACCGTCCGTACCCGCGCCGACATGGAGGTCGTGAGCGTGGTGGCGGCGCCGAACCCGGTGGCCGTGCGGCGCCCGTTCGCCTGGACGCTGCGGGTGCGGAACAACGTGGGCGCCGGCCTCGCGGAAGCCGACAGCGTCGAGGTCGCCGACAACCTGCCCGCCGGTCTGGAGCTGACCGCCACGCCCACGGTGGCCGTGGTGTCCGGCACGACCACCGCCGCCACCTGCACGGGTGCCGCAGGTGCGACGAGCTTCACGTGCGACCTGGGCACCGTGAGCAACGGCGGCGAGGTGGACATCACCGTCCCGGTCCGCTCCACGAGCGTTCCGGTGGGCGGGACCGCCACGAACTCCGCGACCGTCAGCACGTTCTCGCTGGATGTACAGCCCGCGAACGACACCGGGTCGGGCCCCGTCACCATCCAGGGCTCCAGCCTGGCCGGCGTCGTCTTCCGGGATTTCAACGCCGATGGCGTCCAGGATGGGACCGACACGGGCATCTCCGGCGTCACCATGACGCTCACGGGCACCGCCTTCGATGCCAGCGCGGTCTCCCGCACCACCACCACCGACGGAAGCGGCGTCTACACCTTCTCCGACCTGCCGGAGGGCACCTACGCCGTCCAGCGCGGAACGGTCAGCGAGCCGCACCTGGTGGTGGGGCAGCAGACGGCCGGAAACCGGGGGGGCAACGCGGCGGTCGTGGGTCAGATCTCCGGTGTGGCGCTTCCCGAGATCGATGCGGCCACGGGCTATCTGTTCGCGTTCGTGCCGCAGGCCCGGGTCGGGATCGCCAAGCGCGTCGCCACCGGCCCGACCGTCGCCGCGGACTCCAGCTACACGGCGGAGATCCGCCTGCGGGTGCAGAATCCCTCCCTGGAGGATCTGACGCTGGTCGCGGTCACCGACCCCCTGGCCGGGGCCGCGCCGGCGTTCGGCGCGTTCGTGGCCGGAGGGGCGGCCGCCGTGCTGGCACCGGGGCAGTACACGATCCAGGTCGCGCCGGCCTTCGTGGGAGCCTGTGCCGGAGGGGTGGCCAATGCCGGGTTCGACGGAGACGGCACGACCGGAGTGGCGACGGTGGCGACGCTGCCGGTCGGTGCTACGTGTGAGCTGTCCTTCACGCTGCGCTTCCAACCCCTCGTGCCGCTCCCGCCGGGAGGCTACGAGAACCAGGCGCGCGTGGACGCCACGGGCGCGCTGTCGGGGCAGACACCGAGCGACCTCTCGCAGGATGGCGCCGATCCCGATCCCGACGCCGACGGCGATCCGACCGACAACGATACGCCGACGCCGCTCACGCCGACCCTCGTGGCCGACGTCACCACCACGGTGACGCTGTCCGGCACCGGGAACGCCGGCTCCACCACCACCGGTGCCGTCCTCTTCACCAACCAGGGGCCCTACGCGGCTGCCTCGGTGACGTACACCCTGACCCTGACGGCCAACCTGTCCGGGGTCACGTTCTCCAACCTGCCGACCGGGGCGACCGCGGTCTACGACCCGGGCACGGGTCAGGTCACCTTCGGGGCGATGCCCGCATCCCTGGACGCGGCCCAGATCGCGTCCGGGGACGGCACGACGCCCATCGGATTCAGCTACACGCAGCCCCCGTCCGGCACCAGCCAGGCGAACAGCGCGATCGGCACGAGCACGAGTCAGGGCGTCAACGCCGCTCCGGACTCCGACGCGGACGTGCGGGTGGGCGTGGGGTCCGCCGCCGTGGGCGCGGCCAAGAGCGGGAGCATCTCCGGGACGGTCGTCTCCTACGACCTCACCCTCGAGAACCTGTCCTTCTCGACGGCCAACTCGGTCTCGGTCCCGGAGGACCTTGACGCCGTCTTCGGGGCGGGCAACTACACGATCGTGCAGGCCCCGACGCTGACGACGTCACCCGCCAGCGGATCACTGACGCTGAACCCCGCCTGGACGGGGACCGGAGCGGCCACGGATCTGATCGATCAGACGACACCGCTCGCCAACACGCTGGCCGTCGGAGACGTCGCCGTGATCCGCTTCCGGGTACGGGTCGACAACGTCACCGATCAGGGCCACGGGCTCGGCGTCTTCCACAACCAGGTGACGACCTCTGCATTCGCGCCGGGCGCCGTCGGGCCCTACACCGACGTCTCCGTGGACGGCACGGATCCCGACGCCAACAACAACGGCACCGCCTCCGACGATACGTCTCCGACGATCGTCGCACTGGGCGCCGATGCGACCATCGGTGTCGCCAAGGCGGGCTCGATCGCCGGCGACACCGTCACGTACGAGCTGAAGCTCGTGAACACCGGGAACGCCGTCGCCGACTCGATCCAGCTCACCGACGATCTGGACGCCACCTTCGGTGCGGGCAATCATCAGGTGCTCGCGCCGCCGGTGCTCGTGTTGGCCCCGATGACGGGCACGCTGACGCTGTCGAACAGCTACAGCGGCGCCGGAACGTCCACCAATCTGCTGGCGGCCTCACCCCCGGCCGCCAACACCTTGCCTCCGGGGGACAGCGCCGTCGTGCGCTTCCGCGTGCAGGTGACCAACGTCACCGATCGAGGCTTCGGCCTGGGCGTCTTCCACAACACCGCGGCCACGCGGGCACGGGGGCCCGGAGCGGCCGGCCCGTACACCGATGCGTCGGTCGATGGCGTCGCGGTCGATCCGAACAGCAACGGGGATCCCACGGACGACACCAGCCCGACCATCGTGACGCTCCCCGCGGACGCCACGGTGGGCGTGGCCAAGAGCGCGCAGGTGAGCGGGCTCGCGGTGACGTTCCAGATCCACCTGGAGAACACGGGGAACGCGGTGGCGAGCGCCATCTCGGTCACCGACGACCTCGATCTCGTCTTCGGCGCGGGGAACTACACGCTCAGCGGTCCACCCACGTTCGTGGTGGACCCGGGCAGCCTGACGCTCGACGCCGGCTACACCGGCTCGGGCGGAGCCACCGAGCTGATCGACCAGACCACTCCCGGTGCGAACACCCTCGCGCCCGGCGCCCAGGCCGTGATCCAGGTCGGCGTGACGTTGACCACCGTCACGGACCGCGGAAGCGGGTGGGGCATCTACGCCAACACCGCGCGCACGAGCGCCCTGGGACCGGGAGGGACAGGTCCGTTCAGCGACGACTCCCAGAACGGGAGCGCGGTGGACCCCGACGGGGACGGTGATCCCACGAACAACTCGGTGCCGACGCCAGTGGTGATCCAGCCCGCCGACCTGGGGGTCACCAAGTCGGGGCCGGCCACCGCCCAGCTGGGCGACACCATCACCTACGTGATCACGGTCACCAACGGCGGACCGGGCACGGCCGTCGATGTCGCCATCCAGGACGTGCTTCCGGGTGGCGTCACGTTCGTGAGCGCCACGGGTGGCCCTACGGTGTCCGGCAGCACGCTCGCCTGGCCCTTGATCGGCCAGATGGCGTCCGGCGCGGTGGAGGTCCGTGAGGTGAGGGCCCTCGCCTCCGCCATCGGGACCTGGGAGAACGTGGCGCGGGCCAGCTCGCCCACGCTCGACCCCAATCCGTCCAACAACAACGGGACGGCGGCGGCCAGCCGCTCCACCGTGGTGGTGGACGAGCGCGGGGCGGACCTCGTGGTGGGCAAGACCGGTCCCACGACGGCCTACGCCGGCGACACCGTCGCCTATGTGATCACGACGCGGAACGACGGGCCGGCCGACGCGGAGGCCGTAGCGATCACGGACTCCCTGCCGGTCGGCGCGGTGTTCGTCTCCGCCAGCCGCGGCGCCACCGCCACCGCGGGGCGCGTACGCTGGCCGCTCGTGCCGCTGCTGACGGCGGGGGCCGGCATCACCGACACCGTGCGCATCCTCCTTCCCCAGGAGGGCAGTTGGGAGAACATCGCGTCGGCGTCCAGCGACAATCCGGATCCGGATCCGACGAACAACGACGGGTCCACGCCCGCGCAGCGCGTGACCACGGTCACGCAGCGCATCGACGTGGCCATCGAGAAGCGACTCACGACCCCCATCCTGGCGGTGGGCGGGACCGCTACCTACGAGCTGGTGGTCTCCAACGTCGGCGCGGTGCCCACGCAGGGTCCGGTGACGGTCGTCGACACGCTGCCGGCCGCCCTCGCCTGGCAGAGCGCCGAAGGGCCGGGCTGGACCTGCGGTGCGGCCGGCCAGGTCGTGACCTGCACCCTGCCGGGGCCGCTGACACCCGGGTCCTCCACGACGATCACGCTCGTCACACGGGTGACGGGCACGGCCGGTCAGGCCGTGCGCAACACGGCCACCGTGACGACCCTGGGAGACACGGGCGGCGCCGGCAACAACGCGGGCACGACGTTGCCCGCCGAGATCCAACCGCCCGGCGCGCTCGAGCTCGAGAAGCGGGCTTCGGCGGCCGAGGCCGAGATCGGCGACGTGCTGACGTACGATCTGGTGCTCCGCAACGTGGGTGCGGGGCCGGTCGCCGCGGTGACGCTCTCCGACCGGCTCCCGACCGGCTTCTCGCTGGTGGCGGGGTCCGTCCTGGTGGACGGACAGCCGGTGGCGGATCCGCTCGGGGCCCCCGGGCCCCTGCTGGAGCTGCCCCTCGGAGATCTCATGGCGGGCGGGCTTCGCCGCATCGTCTACCGCGTGCGGGTGGGGGTGGGGGCCGAGCTCGGCGACGTCATCAACCGCGCGCGCGCCACGGGCGCCGGTGGCCTGGCGGCGAGCAACGAGGCCGTGGCGGCCGTGGGTCTGCGCCGGGGCGTCTTCACCGACGAGGGCCTGATCGTCGGGCGCGTCTGGGTGGACATCTGCGCGTGCGCCGCAGACAGCGGGACCGCGACCGGCGAGGACGTTCTCGGCGTTCCCGGTGTCCGTGTCTACCTGCACGACGGCACGTCGGCGATCACCGACGCCCAGGGACGCTACTCGTTCGATGGGCTGCAGCCGCGCCACTGGCTGGTGCGGGTGGATGAGCGCACGCTGCCTGCCGGCATGCGGTTGGACGCGCTGACGGCACGCCACCTGGCCTCGGGATCGAGCAAGCTGGTGGACCTGACGCGCGGCGAGATGGCGCGCGCCGACTTCGGCGACCGCACGGCGACGGTCGCCGTCGTGGCCGAGGCGCGCGCGCGCGCGGCGCTCGGGCCGGTGCCGGACGTGGCGCTCGCGGACGCCAGGGCGTTGCGCGCCGGAACGGAGTTGCGGCGAGCGCCGGCGCCCTGGGCCGCGGGCGCGCTCCGCACGCCGTTCACGTCCACCGTGCCTCCGCGTCCGGCGTTGTTCGGCCTGGCCGCGCCGAGCGCGGCGAGCCCGGTACCGGGCGGTGCCGATCAGGCCCTGCTGGCGCCCCTGTTCCGGCGTCCGGGCTCCTCGTCCGGGATGGCCTTGGACCCGACCGCCGACCGCCATGGCCGCACGTCCGCCACGACCGGTCCGGGCGCAGGGCGGGAGCGGCTGGGCGTGCTGCTGATGGGATTCGTGCAGGGCCGGATCGACTGGCGCTCCCTGAGCGATGGGGAGCTCCTCACACCGGGCGTGCGCGACCGGTTCCAGGAGGCGCTGGTCGAGTTGTCCCAGACCAGCGACGACGGTACCCGCATGGCCGGAGCACGGGTCGCCGCCTTCGCGACGGGAGATGTCGGGGATGGATGGCAGGCCACGGTCCGGGTCGACACCGAGACGGATCGGGGTCGCCGCTTCTTCAACGACATCCGACCGGACGAGCTCTACGACGTGTTCGGCGACGCTGCGCCGCACCTGTTCGAGGCCCAGTCGAAGGGTCGGGTCTTCGGGGCCCTGGCGCGCGGAGACTCCTACGCGCTCTACGGGGACTTCAACACGGCGTCCTACGACCCCGCCTCCCAGCTCGGACGCTACGCGCGCACGCTGAACGGCGCCCTGCAACAGTACTCGTCGGACCGTGTCGCGCTGCGCACCTTCGCGAGCCGCGATCGCTTCCAGCAGCGGGTCGACGAGATCCCGGCCCTGGGCATCAGCGGACCCTACGCGCTGAGCCGGACGGACGCCCTCCTCAACTCCGAGCGGGTGGAGTTGGTGACGCGGGACCGGACCCAGCCGGGCCTCATCCTGGACGTGACGCCCCTACAGCGGTTCACGGACTACACGATCGAGCCGTTCACCGGGCGCCTGCTCTTCAAGCGGGCGATTCCCTCGGTGGATGAGCGGCTGAACCCGATCAGCATCCGCGTGACGTACGAGGCGGAGGGCGGTGGTGCACGTCACTGGGTCTTCGGCGGGGAGGGACGCTTCAGCCCCACCGAGCGCCTGAGCGTCGGCGGCAGCGCCGTCCGGAGCGACGATCCGGTGGGCCGCTATGACCTGGCCTCCGTGAACGCCACGCTGGGCCTGGGCGCAGGCACCTGGCTGTCGGGTGAGCTGGCGCGGTCGGACAGCGCGGCCGTGTTGGAGGGCGCTGCTGCCCGGGCGGAGCTCTTCCATCGCTCCGACAAGGCCGAGCTGCGGGCGTTCTACCTCACGGCCGACTCGGTCTTCCGCAACCCGAGCGCGGGCGTGGCGTCGGGGCGCACCGAGATGGGGGTGAGTGGAAGAACGCTCCTGGGCGCGCGCACGGCGGTGTCGGCGGAGCTCATCCGCTCCGAGGATCAACGCACCGACGGTGTGCTCACCGGTGGTCGACTCGCAGTGGCGCGCAAGCTGAGCGAGCGTTGGAGCGCAGAGCTCGGCTTCCGGCATGCGACCGAGGAGCGCGCGGCCGTCGCGGAGAGCCTGGGTGTGGTACCCAACGACGTCAACGCCATCGGGCTGCGCCTGGAGTCGGCGTGGGCGGAGCGGGGAACCCTCTTCGCGGAGTTCGAACAGGACGTCCAGACCGCCGATGCCCGCCGTCTTGCCGTCGGGGGTGACCTGCGCGTGCTCGACCGGGCGCGTCTGTACGCGCAACACGAGCTGCTCTCCAGTCTGGCCGGGCCCTGGTCGCTCAACGGAATGCAGGAGCGGAATCGGACCGTGTTCGGTGTGGCCGCCGAATACCGTGAGGGACAGAGCGTCTTCTCCGAGTACCGGCTCGCCGACCGCCTGAACGGGCGGGAGGCCCACGCGGCGATCGGGCTGCGCAACCAGTGGACGCTACGCGAGGGCGTGCGCGTCAACACCACGTTCGAGCGGGTGGCGCCCGCCGCGTCCTCCGTCACCGGTCCTGCTCTGGCCGTCACGGGCGCGTTGGAGTGGGCCACCAGCCCGCTCTGGAAGGGCTCCGTACGAGGCGAGCTACGGACGACGGAGACCACGGACCAGGTCCTGGGCACGCTGGGCTTCGCCCGTCGGCTGGGTCGGAACACGACCCTGCTCGCCCAGAGTGCCCTCACCAAGGTTCTGGATGGCGGCGCGTTCTTCGAGCGCACGCGCCTGGGCCTGGCCTACCGAGGCGAGAGCCGCACGAGCTGGAACCTGCTCGCCCGCTACGAGCACCGCACGGACGAGGATCCGTTCGCTGCGGGAGGTGCGCTCGACCACCGTGCCCATGTGATCTCCAGCCACGTCAACGTGCGTCCCACCGAGCGCGTCACCACGCGCGCCGAATGGGCTGCGAAGTTCGCCACGGATCGATTCGGTCCGGTGGAGAGCGAGCTCTCCGCCCAGTTGCTCGCGGCTCGCGCCACCGTCGATCTGACCGGTGGTCTGGACCTCGGAGGCATCGCACGGACGCTGTTCGACGGGACCCGGCGTCAGCACGGTCTGGGCGTGGAGCTCGGCGTGCGACTGTCGCAGGACCTGCGTCTCGCCCTGGGCTACAACGCGTTCGGCTTCCGCGACGACGACCTGGCGCTCGACCAGTACACGGACAGGGGCTTCTTCGTGGATCTGACGTGGCGCTTCGACGAGAGCACGTTCGGGTTGGGTGAGCGGGGTGGACGCGTGGGCGAGGACACGTCCGTTCGCAGCCCCGTGGACGCGCGCCGATGCGACTGCGCGGCCGGGGCGCCCGCCGCCGCGCGCCCCGCCGCTCCGGTCCCGGCCGATACGGCCGCGGTGGAGTCCATCCGCAGACCTCTGCCCCCGGCGGATCCGGAGCCGGAGTCACCGGCGCCGGCGCAGCTCGTGGTGCCGAACGTGGTGCATTTCGCGTTCGATCGCGCCGATCTGGATGCCGTCAGCAAGGGTGTGCTGGATCAGGTCGTGGACGTGCTGGCCACCTACCCGGACGTCACCGTGGCCCTCTACGGCCACACCGATGTACGCGGCTCCGACGCCTACAACGTGGACCTGGGTCGGCGCCGCGCCCGCGCCGTGCGGGAGTACCTGGAAGGCCGAGGAATCGCTGCCGATCGCCTCCGCGAGGCATCGCGCGGGGAGAGCGAGAACCATCTGCCGGCCACGGAGGAGGTGGGGCACGCGCGGAACCGCAGGGTGGTGCTGTTCTACTTCACGCCCGACGGGATCCGCATCGAGACCCGGCGGCAGGAGGCGGATCTGAAGGTGCGGGGCGGTCTGTAG